The Reinekea forsetii genome contains the following window.
TGCTCGGCCAACAGCGCCCCCAATGACACCACCGTGGTGGTTTTGCCGACCCCACCCTTCTGATTCGCAATAGACCAAACCTGCATGTTTATGCCTCTCTAGGATCCTGCCGAACGAACACTGGCACCAAAGCCGGCCACTAGGATAGACAGGGTGCCCTGCTGCGGCCGCGCACCCGCATGGCTGGCTTGATAGTGGCCAAAGGCCGTGGCAGACAAACGCTGCCCCTGGATGCCAGCGCGCTGTAAATAGCTTAAGACGTTGATTGCCCGCTGCGCCGACAACTGCCAACTGCCAAGCGACGTACTGCTCTCCTGACGCAGGCTGTACCCTTCCACGGCGACCGGCAGATGCAGCTCGGCTAAGATCTTGCCAACCTCATAGAGCATCGCTTCGGCGTTGTTGGTAATTTTGGCCGAGCCCGGTGAAAAGGTGATCGAGTCGGCGATCTGAATCTCCATCCAGGCCTCACTGCCGCTGACACTGAACAGCTGCTGTTCGATCAGTGGGGCGAATTGCTGTTTCAGCTGCTGTTGAATATCGAGCAACGCGGCCTGCTGCTGCAAGCGCTCGGCGCCATCCGGGGCGACATCGGCGGCGGCGTTCAATTGGCTTGGTGAGAGCGGGCTGAAAAAATCAGGCCCTTGGTCGGGTGTGGCCAATGCAGCCGAATCGATAGGCGTTGGTTGCACATCGAAGACCTGCGTTAGGCTAGCGCTGACCTGTTTGAATTTTGCCTGTTCCAGCGAACTGATTGAGAACAAGAAAACAAAAAACGCAAACAGCAGGGTTAAAAAATCGGCATAGGACAGAATCCAACGATGCTCTTTGGAAGAGCTGCTAACAAAACGCTGGCGCTTGAGCCGATTCACAAGCGATATTCTTTCAATCGGCGTTCCATTAAGCGCGGATGTTCGCCCTCTAAGATGGCCAACAGGCCGTCGCAGAGCATTTCCTCGAATTGACTGCGCTGCAGGGCATCGGCGCGCAGCCGGCCGGCGACCGGCAGTAAAAATAGATTGGCCAGGCCAACCCCATAGATTGTGGCTACAAAGGCGGTGGCAATGCCGACACCGATGGCGTTCATATCATCGACCTGGGTCATCACCTGTATCAGCCCCAGTACCGCCCCGATGATCCCCATGGTCGGCGCGTAACCTCCCAAGGCTTCAAAAAAATCGGCCGTGCGCAACCATTCGTGTTCGCGTGATTCCATGGACACTTGCAGGCTTTGCTGGATTTTACCGCCATCGGCCCCATCGACAATTAACTGCAAACCCAAGCGTAAGAATCGATCGGGCTCCTTTGTTGACTCAGACTCCAGACTCAAGGGACCGTTGCGACGCACCAGCTGACCCCAATGGGTAAGTTTACCAATGGCCGAGTCGCCGCTCTGATGGTGCGACCAGAAGATACTTGGAAATAAGCGCCAAGCGGTTTTCCACGTTCTGACCTCGGCCTGGACCATGCCCGCGGCCAGGGTCCCGCCAAGCACGATCAGTGCGGCGGGTATATTGGACAAAGAACCGACCTGGCCCCCTTCCATCAGATGGCCACCGAAAACGGCAAACCAAGCAAATAACAGGCCCGCAAGCGCAATCATCTAGAATCCTTATAACAACGTTAACAAGTTTAGCGACTTAGCCCCAACCAGGCGCGCAGACATGGGCTGGCAGGCCAGCTTTATCCGCCGTAACGGACAACTTCGACCATCCGCTGAGCGATGCTCAACAGGGGAATCACCTCATCGGCGAGATTGGCCTTTGTTATTGCAGAAGGCATGCCATCGATGACACAGGTACTGGCCTCCTGCGCCCATACCACGCTATTGCCCTGCTTCAGCAAGCGGGCCCCTTCCCGGCCATCGGCCCCCATGCCGGTGAGTACGATGGCCAAGGTGCGATTACCGTAGTATTTCACGGCGCTACCAAAGGTCAGGTCGACGCTGGGTTTATAATTCAGTCGCGCATCGCCGGCTAAAATTCGCAGCCGGTTTTTGCCGCTCAGCATCATTTGCATGCCACCGGGCGCCAGATAGGCCGAACCCGGCGCCAAGTCCTGACCGTCAACGGCCTGCTGAACATGGATCGCGCACTGGGCATTTAGGCGCTCTGCGAACGATGCGGTGAAGGTGCCGGGCAAGTGCTGAATTATTAGTATCGGGCACGGGAAATTGACCGGTAGTTGCGTCAAAACCTTTTGCAGTGCGACCGGTCCACCGGTCGAGGCGCCGATCAGCACCAGTTCAAAATCCTGCGCATAGCTAGTGGTTCTCTGCCCAGCGCTCGGTGAGGGCAGATTTGGCGCTGCCCTCGGTCCGGCCAAGGTGAGCAACTTAGCCACCAAAATTTGTTTTAGACTGGAATGGCCACCGCTGATGCGCTCGTAGCTTTTGGGTAAAAAATCGACCGCCCCAGCATCCAGTGCGTCCAGGGTAATACGCGCACCTTCGATGGTAAGCGACGAAAACATCAGGATCGGCGTCGGTTGCTGAGTCATTATTTCACGCACCGAGGAAATGCCATCCATCAGCGGCATCTCGTAATCCATGGTGATCACATCGGGCTGCAAACTCAGTGTTTTTTCCACGGCTTCTCGACCATTGCTGGCCTCACCGACGACCCTAAGCCGCGGATCAGCATTGATAATGGTTTTAACCTGTTGACGAAAAAACCCCGAATCATCAACAACCAGGACCCCAATAGACATCGATTAACCTCAATAATGACCGAACAGTTAAACAGCAACGCGCTATCGACCTTGGCCGGTGTGCGCCTGAAGCAGGCTGGGGATGTCCAAGATCAGGGCAATGCGACCGTCACCGGTAATGGTCGCTCCGGCCATGCCGGGCGTGCCCTGCAACATCTGACCGAGGGGCTTAATAACGACCTCTTCTTGACCCACCAGTTGATCGACCACAAAGCCGATATTCTGACTGCCGACCGTGACCACAACCACATGACCGGCGACCATTTTCTGATGGTCGAACGCCATATCCTTGATCAACCAACGTTTCAGATAATAGAGCGGAATGGGTTTACTGCGCACCACAACAACTTCCTGGCCATCGACCACATTGGTCTTGGTCAAATCAAGATGAAAGATCTCGCTAACACTGGCCAGCGGCAAGGCAAAGGCTTGATGCTCGATTACCACCATCAGCGTCGGCATAATCGCCAGCGTCAGGGGGACCTTGATACTGATGGTGGTGCCGATATTTAATTGCGATTCAATATCGATCGTACCATTCAACTGGCCAATCTTGGTTTTCACCACGTCCATGCCTACACCCCGGCCGGATACATCGGAAATAACCTCCT
Protein-coding sequences here:
- a CDS encoding flagellar motor protein MotB; protein product: MNRLKRQRFVSSSSKEHRWILSYADFLTLLFAFFVFLFSISSLEQAKFKQVSASLTQVFDVQPTPIDSAALATPDQGPDFFSPLSPSQLNAAADVAPDGAERLQQQAALLDIQQQLKQQFAPLIEQQLFSVSGSEAWMEIQIADSITFSPGSAKITNNAEAMLYEVGKILAELHLPVAVEGYSLRQESSTSLGSWQLSAQRAINVLSYLQRAGIQGQRLSATAFGHYQASHAGARPQQGTLSILVAGFGASVRSAGS
- a CDS encoding flagellar motor protein; the encoded protein is MIALAGLLFAWFAVFGGHLMEGGQVGSLSNIPAALIVLGGTLAAGMVQAEVRTWKTAWRLFPSIFWSHHQSGDSAIGKLTHWGQLVRRNGPLSLESESTKEPDRFLRLGLQLIVDGADGGKIQQSLQVSMESREHEWLRTADFFEALGGYAPTMGIIGAVLGLIQVMTQVDDMNAIGVGIATAFVATIYGVGLANLFLLPVAGRLRADALQRSQFEEMLCDGLLAILEGEHPRLMERRLKEYRL
- a CDS encoding protein-glutamate methylesterase/protein-glutamine glutaminase, with product MSIGVLVVDDSGFFRQQVKTIINADPRLRVVGEASNGREAVEKTLSLQPDVITMDYEMPLMDGISSVREIMTQQPTPILMFSSLTIEGARITLDALDAGAVDFLPKSYERISGGHSSLKQILVAKLLTLAGPRAAPNLPSPSAGQRTTSYAQDFELVLIGASTGGPVALQKVLTQLPVNFPCPILIIQHLPGTFTASFAERLNAQCAIHVQQAVDGQDLAPGSAYLAPGGMQMMLSGKNRLRILAGDARLNYKPSVDLTFGSAVKYYGNRTLAIVLTGMGADGREGARLLKQGNSVVWAQEASTCVIDGMPSAITKANLADEVIPLLSIAQRMVEVVRYGG